In Chaetodon trifascialis isolate fChaTrf1 chromosome 6, fChaTrf1.hap1, whole genome shotgun sequence, one DNA window encodes the following:
- the c6h9orf85 gene encoding uncharacterized protein C9orf85 homolog, which yields MSSQKGNVSRSRGQKHQNATAFRNDKYGASVQVKKAKSKTHDGLCQHCKGVLEWKVKYNKYKSLTQARKCVKCAQKTVKDAYHIICKPCSLQLEICCKCGKKEDIVIPINSEVDTKEEEEDGEQTKKGRGRGKRDMGDLDSDDDYDDGDFGDLGDDNEEEDFSNDSEPKKTQSKFSLLPDVSRIKVKD from the exons ATGAGTTCTCAGAAAGGTAATGTATCTCGGTCGCGAGGCCAGAAGCATCAAAACGCCACTGCCTTCAGAAACGACAAGTACGGAGCGAGTGTACAAGTGAAG AAGGCAAAGTCAAAGACCCATGATGGGCTCTGTCAACACTGTAAGGGTGTCCTTGAGTGGAAAGTGAAGTACAACAAATACAAGTCACTAACACAAGCCCGAAAATG tgTCAAGTGTGCTCAAAAGACTGTGAAGGATGCGTATCACATAATTTGTAAACCCTGTTCTCTTCAGCTAGAGATCTGCTGCAAGTGTGGGAAGAAAGAGGACATCGTTATTCC AATAAACTCTGAAGTGGACacgaaagaggaagaggaagacggtgaacagacaaagaaaggaCGAGGACGAGGGAAGAGGGACATGGGTGACttggacagtgatgatgattatgatgatggtGACTTCGGTGACCTCGGAGATGATAATGAGGAAGAGGATTTCAGTAATGACTCAGAACCAAAGAAGACACAGAGCAAGTTCAGTCTGCTCCCAGATGTTTCTCGAATCAAGGTTAAAGACTGA
- the abhd17b gene encoding alpha/beta hydrolase domain-containing protein 17B: MNHLSLSELCCLFCCPPCPSKIASKLAFLPPEPTYSLMCDESGSRWTLHLSERADWQYSSREKDAIECFMTRTSRGNRIACMFVRCSPSARYTLLFSHGNAVDLGQMSSFYIGLGSRINCNVFSYDYSGYGASSGKPSEKNLYADVDAAWQALRSRYGIRPENVIVYGQSIGTVPSVDLASRYESAAVILHSPLTSGMRVAFPDTKKTYCFDAFPNIDKISKVTSPVLVIHGTEDEVIDFSHGLALYERCQRPVEPLWVEGAGHNDVELYGQYLERLKQFVAHELVNL; the protein is encoded by the exons ATGAACCACTTATCCCTCAGCGAGCTATGTTGCCTGTTCTGCTGTCCGCCGTGCCCCAGCAAGATCGCCTCTAAGCTGGCCTTCCTGCCCCCAGAGCCCACCTACAGCCTGATGTGCGATGAGAGTGGCAGCCGATGGACGCTGCACCTGTCCGAGCGCGCCGACTGGCAGTACTCGTCCCGTGAGAAGGACGCCATCGAGTGCTTCATGACGCGCACCTCGCGAGGAAACCGCATCGCCTGCATGTTTGTCCGCTGCTCACCCAGCGCCAGATACACACTATTATTCTCCCATGGAAACGCAGTGGACTTGGGCCAGATGAGCAGCTTCTACATTGGCCTGGGTTCACGCATCAACTGCAACGTCTTCTCCTATGACTACTCGGGTTACGGGGCCAGTTCTGGGAAACCCTCAGAGAAGAACCTGTACGCTGACGTGGACGCTGCCTGGCAGGCACTCCGGTCACG GTATGGCATCCGGCCAGAGAATGTGATCGTGTACGGCCAGAGCATTGGCACCGTGCCCTCCGTGGACCTGGCTTCTCGCTACGAGAGCGCTGCCGTCATCCTCCACTCGCCGCTCACGTCTGGCATGAGGGTGGCCTTCCCCGACACCAAGAAGACCTACTGCTTTGACGCCTTCCCAAA CATCGATAAGATTTCGAAGGTCACGTCACCGGTGCTGGTGATCCACGGCACGGAGGACGAGGTCATCGACTTCTCCCACGGCCTGGCGCTGTACGAACGCTGTCAGCGCCCCGTGGAGCCGCTGTGGGTGGAGGGGGCTGGACACAATGACGTGGAGCTGTACGGACAATACCTGGAGAGACTCAAGCAGTTTGTTGCACATGAGCTGGTCAACTTGTAG
- the gda gene encoding guanine deaminase, with protein MANFNRPTTEIAHVYRGTFIHSTEQTALQILEDALLGVDTEGKIAFIGKGAERDRLSQTFGFSLSEITQLAQHEFFMPGMVDTHIHASQYSYAGTALDMPLLQWLNTYTFPVESRFKDLEFAHRVYTQVVKRTLRNGTTTACYFATIHTDASLLLGQIANDFGQRALVGKVCMDMNNSAKYYSETFQECKEETCRFIAELLSKKYPLVKPVVTPRFVPTCTGALLGQLGEIAKNNNLHIQSHISENLEEVKLVKELFPDSESYTDVYHRHNLLTNKTVMAHGCHLSDEELALFRKTGTSLSHCPNSNISLCSGLLNVRNVLKHKVKLGLGTDVAGGYSASMLDAVRRALDSSKFLTIQDPENKTLTFTEVFRLATLGGSQALSMDDHTGNFEVGKDFDALRVNVAAPGGPIDLIQHDDGPKTLLEKFLNLGDDRNIVEVFVAGRKVVPFTEPTPE; from the exons ATGGCAAACTTTAATAGACCCACCACTGAAATTGCGCACGTCTACAGGGGAACATTTATCCACTCAACCGAGCAAACAGCGCTGCAGATTTTGGAAGATGCGCTCCTGGGAGTGGATACAGAAGGGAAG ATTGCTTTCATTGGGAAAGGCGCAGAGCGAGACAGGCTGTCTCAGACCTTTGGATTCAGTCTGTCTGAAATCACTCAACTGGCCCAACA TGAGTTCTTCATGCCAGGAATGGTGGACACCCACATCCATGCATCCCAGTACAGCTACGCTGGCACAGCCCTGGACATGCCCTTACTGCAGTGGCTCAATACGTACACCTTTCCTGTGGAGTCCCGCTTCAAGGACTTAGAGTTTGCCCACAGGGTCTACACTCAAGTAGTG AAAAGAACCCTGAGAAACGGCACAACCACTGCATGTTACTTTGCTACCATACATACAGATGCCTCTCTCCTGCTGGGCCAGATTGCAA ATGACTTTGGGCAGCGTGCATTAGTGGGCAAAGTGTGCATGGACATGAACAATTCTGCCAAATATTACAGTGAGACCTTTCAGGAGTGCAAAGAGGAAACCTGTCG GTTCATTGCAGAGCTCTTGAGCAAAAAG TACCCTCTCGTGAAGCCAGTGGTGACCCCCCGCTTCGTTCCAACCTGCACAGGCGCCTTGCTGGGACAGCTGGGAGAGATCGCTAAGAATAACAACCTGCACATTCAG AGTCATATCAGTGAAAACCTCGAGGAAGTGAAGCTCGTGAAGGAGCTGTTTCCTGACTCAGAGTCCTACACGGACGTCTATCACAGACACAACCTGCTCACTAATAAG ACAGTGATGGCCCACGGCTGCCACCTCAGTGATGAAGAGCTGGCTCTGTTCAGAAAGACGGGAACCTCTTTGTCTCACTGTCCCAATTCCAACATTTC GTTGTGCAGTGGACTGCTGAATGTCCGCAACGTcctcaaacacaaagtgaaGCTGGGGCTGGGCACAG acGTGGCGGGCGGCTACTCGGCCTCCATGCTCGATGCAGTGAGGAGAGCTCTGGACTCGTCCAAATTCTTGACCATCCAGGACCCTGAAAACAAGACACTCACCTTTACGGAGGTGTTCAGGCTGGCCACACTGGGAGGCAGCCAAg ccTTGTCCATGGATGACCACACTGGGAACTTTGAAGTGGGAAAAGACTTCGATGCCCTCAGGGTGAATGTTGCAGCTCCTGGTGGACCCATTGACCTGATCCAGCATGACGACGGACCAAAG ACTCTTTTGGAAAAGTTCTTGAATTTGG GGGATGATCGGAACATAGTAGAGGTGTTCGTCGCGGGGAGGAAGGTGGTACCATTCACAGAGCCAACGCCAGAGTAA